A stretch of the Bacteroidales bacterium genome encodes the following:
- a CDS encoding OsmC family protein → MDTSITLSHVKKMQFETEINGHKITIDASPKVGGEDKGPSPKPLMLVSLAGCTGLDVISILGKMRVELDDFDVEVQADQTEEHPKHYYKMHVIYHFKGNDLPVDKLKKAVNLSEERYCGVSAVYKKAIDLTTEIRVNGKTIEN, encoded by the coding sequence ATGGACACATCAATCACTTTATCTCATGTAAAAAAGATGCAGTTTGAGACCGAAATCAACGGTCATAAAATTACAATAGATGCCTCACCTAAAGTGGGAGGTGAAGACAAAGGCCCCTCCCCTAAGCCCTTAATGCTGGTCTCACTAGCCGGTTGTACAGGGTTGGATGTTATCAGTATTCTTGGAAAAATGCGTGTCGAATTGGATGATTTTGATGTAGAAGTTCAGGCCGACCAGACAGAGGAACATCCCAAACATTATTATAAAATGCATGTAATCTATCATTTTAAAGGAAATGATCTGCCTGTGGATAAACTGAAGAAGGCGGTTAATCTCTCAGAAGAAAGATATTGCGGAGTAAGTGCTGTTTATAAAAAAGCCATTGATCTGACTACTGAAATACGGGTTAACGGGAAAACTATTGAAAATTAA